The Paenibacillus sp. RUD330 genome has a segment encoding these proteins:
- a CDS encoding M15 family metallopeptidase has protein sequence MPRLFDRVVPPGLYREVPPVTQLHPVLDRKKDELISLAAAKGIKVVITDGFRSSAEQDVLYSKGRDGGGSIVTHARGGESYHNYGLAIDFALKDRTGDIIWDMEYDGNKNGKADWLEVVAIAKSLGFTWGGDWPQFPDNPHLQMDFGYSIWELKNGNRPPEDGTAGEENK, from the coding sequence ATGCCGCGCCTGTTCGACCGGGTCGTCCCTCCGGGACTGTACCGGGAGGTGCCTCCCGTAACGCAGCTGCATCCGGTGCTCGACCGGAAAAAGGACGAGCTCATCTCGCTTGCCGCCGCCAAGGGCATCAAAGTCGTCATCACGGACGGCTTCCGCAGCTCGGCGGAGCAGGATGTCCTCTACAGCAAAGGCCGGGATGGCGGCGGCTCCATCGTGACCCATGCCCGCGGCGGAGAATCCTACCACAACTACGGTCTGGCGATCGACTTCGCTCTCAAGGACCGGACGGGCGACATCATCTGGGATATGGAATACGACGGGAACAAGAACGGCAAGGCCGACTGGCTGGAGGTCGTCGCGATCGCCAAGAGTCTCGGCTTCACATGGGGCGGCGACTGGCCCCAGTTCCCGGACAATCCCCATCTGCAAATGGACTTCGGCTATTCGATCTGGGAGCTGAAAAACGGCAATCGCCCTCCGGAGGACGGAACGGCTGGCGAGGAGAACAAGTAG
- a CDS encoding C40 family peptidase: MKKKAASLILGISLLFAAGVGSAAADSKMDGVISDLIGTPYKTAGTTTNGFDCSGFTSYVFKQFKISLPHSSSSQAGLGKKVAKADLKAGDLVFFNTSGRGVSHVGIYVGDGKFAHSSSSKGVMISSLSDSYYTKRYVSARRIMDDTKYEKYADDPADTVDGSPDVD, translated from the coding sequence TTGAAGAAGAAAGCAGCAAGCCTCATCCTCGGAATCTCTCTGCTGTTCGCTGCAGGCGTAGGCAGCGCAGCGGCTGATTCCAAAATGGACGGTGTCATCAGCGATCTCATCGGAACGCCGTACAAAACGGCCGGAACGACGACGAACGGATTCGATTGCTCCGGATTCACGTCCTATGTATTCAAGCAATTCAAGATCTCCCTGCCGCATTCCTCCTCTTCCCAAGCAGGCTTGGGCAAGAAAGTCGCGAAGGCTGATCTCAAGGCGGGCGACCTCGTGTTCTTCAATACGAGCGGCCGCGGCGTCTCGCATGTCGGAATCTATGTCGGGGACGGCAAGTTCGCCCACTCCTCGTCGAGCAAAGGCGTCATGATCAGCAGCCTGAGCGATTCCTACTACACAAAGCGTTACGTGTCCGCACGCCGGATCATGGACGACACCAAGTACGAGAAATACGCCGACGATCCAGCCGATACGGTCGACGGCAGTCCCGATGTGGACTAG
- a CDS encoding M1 family metallopeptidase has translation MASSRTCKTLLLALLFTTSLLAPFQGSGHHGLTSYTYAAAGNEPGVEPAAESSPAPEPEAEPLSRRVTTYQIQVKLSGRTLTGTETVTWKNPGRKTVSDMYVHLYPNAFLSDKTTFMKESGGKLRDDKATAGSTGYMRLDSFKTEDGESLLPRIHYVQPDDGNKDDYTLAKLKLPQPVAPGEEVTLQIGFTVGLPEVFARMGYSGDFTMAGQWFPKIAAYNTTSTGTRSAEGWNVHQYHGNSEFYSDFGVYSVKIEVPAGYKVAATGVQTKLEAAKGGQQYTFYAEDVHDFGWSASPDFLYSEEPFSAPGVPGVRIKLYLDPLHKEQKERYMHAAKSALAKYAQWYGSYPYSTLSIVVPPKGANGAGGMEYPTLVTAFAAETDNPGYSLERTVVHEIGHQYWYGMVASNEFEEAWLDEGFTSYSEDKVMESEYGVEPRTALEASYVTDPAPLKLLSWSFGSHSRYADNVYSRAKLVLTGIENRVGTNIMNKIMRTYFNQYKFKHPTTADFKKVVEQVSKQNWDDYFSQFVYGGEMADYSVASIRVSKAADSGASKMYESDVLVKRGGGVYGPVPVTFKFADGSTASRTWDGVESDMLYKLTAPSPLLWAAVDPERTNVLDNRQMNNFLKAEAPRKQEVRISLGIVKALEWIAGAFAW, from the coding sequence ATGGCCTCAAGCCGAACTTGCAAAACACTGCTGCTCGCCCTGCTCTTCACCACATCTCTTCTCGCCCCGTTCCAAGGCAGCGGACATCACGGACTTACTTCTTATACATATGCCGCTGCCGGAAATGAACCCGGCGTCGAGCCGGCGGCCGAGAGCTCTCCCGCCCCGGAGCCGGAAGCGGAGCCGCTGTCCCGAAGAGTGACCACCTACCAGATCCAGGTCAAGCTGAGCGGACGCACGCTGACCGGGACGGAGACGGTCACCTGGAAGAACCCGGGACGGAAAACCGTATCGGACATGTATGTCCACCTGTATCCGAACGCCTTTTTGTCGGATAAAACCACGTTCATGAAGGAATCCGGCGGAAAGCTCCGGGACGACAAGGCGACTGCAGGCAGCACCGGCTACATGCGCCTCGACTCCTTCAAGACGGAGGACGGAGAAAGCCTGCTGCCTCGGATCCACTATGTCCAGCCCGACGACGGCAACAAGGACGACTACACGCTGGCCAAGCTCAAGCTGCCGCAGCCGGTCGCTCCGGGCGAGGAGGTCACGCTCCAGATCGGCTTCACCGTCGGGCTTCCCGAGGTGTTCGCCCGCATGGGCTATTCGGGAGACTTCACGATGGCGGGACAGTGGTTCCCCAAGATCGCGGCCTACAACACGACCAGCACCGGCACGCGCAGCGCGGAAGGCTGGAACGTCCACCAATATCACGGCAACTCGGAATTCTACAGCGACTTCGGCGTGTATTCCGTCAAGATCGAGGTTCCCGCCGGCTACAAAGTCGCCGCCACAGGCGTCCAGACGAAGCTGGAAGCGGCCAAGGGCGGGCAGCAGTATACGTTCTATGCCGAGGACGTGCATGACTTCGGCTGGTCCGCCTCCCCCGACTTCCTTTACAGCGAGGAGCCTTTCTCCGCTCCCGGCGTTCCCGGAGTCCGCATCAAGCTCTATCTCGATCCGCTGCACAAGGAGCAGAAAGAACGCTACATGCACGCAGCCAAGTCGGCTCTGGCCAAATACGCCCAGTGGTACGGCAGCTACCCGTACAGCACCCTGTCCATCGTCGTTCCTCCCAAAGGGGCCAATGGCGCCGGCGGCATGGAATATCCGACGCTCGTGACCGCATTCGCCGCCGAGACGGACAATCCCGGCTACAGTCTGGAGCGGACGGTCGTGCATGAAATCGGCCATCAGTACTGGTACGGAATGGTCGCCTCCAACGAGTTCGAGGAAGCCTGGCTGGACGAAGGGTTCACCTCCTACTCCGAGGACAAGGTCATGGAAAGCGAATACGGCGTGGAGCCCCGCACGGCGCTGGAAGCGAGCTACGTCACCGATCCCGCCCCGCTCAAGCTGCTTTCCTGGTCGTTCGGCTCGCACAGCCGGTATGCGGACAATGTCTACAGCCGCGCCAAGCTGGTGCTGACCGGCATCGAGAACCGGGTCGGCACGAACATCATGAACAAGATCATGCGGACCTATTTCAACCAATATAAATTCAAGCATCCGACCACGGCGGACTTCAAGAAAGTCGTCGAGCAGGTCAGCAAGCAGAATTGGGACGACTACTTCAGCCAGTTCGTGTACGGAGGCGAGATGGCCGACTATTCGGTCGCCTCCATCCGGGTCTCGAAGGCGGCGGACTCCGGCGCCTCCAAAATGTACGAGTCCGACGTGCTCGTCAAGCGCGGCGGCGGCGTCTACGGCCCGGTTCCGGTCACCTTCAAGTTCGCCGACGGCTCTACGGCCTCCCGCACCTGGGACGGGGTGGAATCCGATATGCTCTACAAGCTGACCGCTCCCTCCCCGCTGCTCTGGGCCGCGGTCGATCCGGAACGGACCAACGTGCTGGACAACCGGCAGATGAACAACTTCCTGAAAGCCGAAGCTCCCCGCAAGCAGGAGGTCCGGATCAGCCTCGGCATCGTGAAGGCGCTGGAATGGATTGCGGGAGCGTTCGCCTGGTAG
- a CDS encoding YwhD family protein: MSLNVVSSKEHRGFGAGTIDLSRVSSVIIDGGEAYIDNGAIHAKSKVEKGIKFLTDKEAVPNGRPCWIVWVAVDRDDEGSYYAGATACPMTVDPEIRRGWKILAQHVNNLDYAIKRRFMLEELPASDKQALKKLLIENNAEWWENSPAALKEQLEG; this comes from the coding sequence CTGTCGCTCAACGTCGTGAGCAGCAAGGAGCATCGGGGCTTCGGAGCGGGAACGATCGATCTCAGCCGGGTGTCCTCGGTCATCATCGACGGCGGCGAGGCTTATATCGATAACGGCGCGATTCATGCGAAGAGCAAGGTGGAGAAGGGCATCAAATTCCTCACGGACAAGGAAGCCGTTCCGAACGGCCGTCCGTGCTGGATCGTATGGGTAGCCGTCGACCGCGACGACGAGGGGTCCTACTACGCGGGAGCGACAGCCTGCCCGATGACGGTAGACCCGGAAATCCGCCGCGGCTGGAAGATTCTCGCCCAGCATGTTAACAACCTGGACTATGCGATCAAGCGCCGCTTCATGCTGGAGGAGCTGCCGGCTTCCGACAAGCAGGCGCTCAAGAAGCTGCTGATTGAGAACAACGCCGAGTGGTGGGAGAATTCCCCTGCGGCGCTCAAGGAACAGCTGGAAGGCTGA
- a CDS encoding GNAT family N-acetyltransferase, whose translation MLTWNNLEHPLWPAARRIYEEAFAPHSRKPEALIRAMLERGLALVHILAESSGGAELRPVAVAIAGPSGGGSVLVIDYLAVDSRRRGHGYGTLLLAKLDEWGIRHAAGALALLVEAEAEATADNRRRIRFWEQAGFHATGHVHRYIWVPEPYRALYRPLSSGSGLSPEQEALFLEGDGQQLFRWISDFHRRSYKGFKEEGWDG comes from the coding sequence ATGCTTACATGGAATAATCTGGAGCACCCCCTCTGGCCCGCAGCCCGCCGGATCTACGAGGAAGCGTTCGCTCCGCACAGCCGCAAGCCGGAAGCGCTGATCCGCGCCATGCTGGAGCGGGGACTTGCTCTCGTGCATATTCTCGCCGAGAGCAGCGGCGGCGCCGAGCTGCGTCCCGTCGCCGTCGCCATCGCGGGCCCAAGCGGCGGCGGAAGCGTGCTCGTCATCGACTATCTCGCCGTCGATTCCAGGCGGAGAGGCCATGGATACGGAACTCTGCTGCTCGCCAAGCTCGACGAATGGGGTATACGGCATGCCGCCGGCGCGCTCGCGCTGCTTGTGGAAGCCGAGGCGGAAGCTACGGCCGACAACCGGCGCCGGATCCGGTTCTGGGAACAAGCCGGCTTCCATGCAACGGGGCATGTCCACCGCTATATCTGGGTGCCGGAACCGTACCGCGCCCTCTACCGTCCGCTCTCCTCCGGCAGCGGCCTGAGTCCGGAACAAGAAGCGCTGTTTTTGGAAGGCGACGGCCAACAGCTGTTCCGCTGGATATCGGACTTCCATCGGCGCTCGTACAAGGGGTTCAAGGAGGAAGGCTGGGACGGCTAG
- a CDS encoding family 10 glycosylhydrolase, with protein MRFNRAEAAGSIRNRLALSLIAATAASFAPGAWHADASAASAIGIYLDGQKLSSEAPPYILPKVNVTMVPLRVVSEGLGATVDWSAQEKTARISMSGSVITLKMGQNFAVVNGANISLDASVETKQSRTMVPLRFVGEQLGLSVDWNAASRKISLSSPAGPGGDPGTGTQPGTGTGSDPGTGTGAQPGTGTGTGSQPGTGSGSQPGGTVVPGPGLQAPLRGAWVSTVYNLDWPSTASYKDGAKQRQEYVQLLDDLQRLGMNAAFVQVRPSGDALYPSLLVPWSSYLTGKQGLAPDYDPLAFMIEETHRRGMEFHAWFNPFRASTTSDTTKLDPGSIMLQHPEWIVSSGGKPYINPGIPAARQSIIDAIMEVVTRYDIDGVHLDDYFYPSGSSFDDEAVYKLYSAGSLKGKADWRRDNINAFVRQLSESIHAQKPAVRFGISPFGVWRNKSADPEGSDTKAGTSTYDGMYADVRLWVRQGWLDYVAPQIYWSFAHPTAPYEKVAEWWTATVKGTGVELYIGHSPYKLGTAEAGWQSASEIIRQLDYDQLTGSVTGELFFSAKDLRRNPLGVGDALRSYYSSAKK; from the coding sequence ATGAGGTTCAACCGAGCAGAAGCGGCAGGGAGCATCCGCAACAGGCTGGCGCTCTCCTTGATTGCGGCAACGGCAGCGTCATTCGCTCCAGGCGCATGGCATGCCGATGCGTCGGCGGCGTCCGCCATCGGCATTTATCTGGACGGACAGAAGCTGTCCAGCGAAGCCCCGCCGTATATCCTGCCCAAGGTCAACGTGACGATGGTGCCTCTGCGGGTCGTAAGCGAGGGGCTCGGCGCTACCGTTGACTGGTCCGCACAAGAGAAGACGGCCCGAATCTCCATGTCGGGCAGCGTCATCACCCTGAAGATGGGTCAGAACTTCGCCGTCGTGAACGGCGCGAACATATCGCTGGACGCATCGGTGGAGACCAAGCAGAGCCGGACGATGGTTCCGTTGAGATTTGTCGGAGAGCAGCTCGGACTGAGCGTCGACTGGAACGCCGCCAGCAGGAAGATCTCGCTGTCTTCCCCGGCCGGACCGGGAGGCGACCCGGGAACGGGCACTCAGCCGGGAACAGGGACGGGCAGCGACCCCGGCACGGGAACAGGCGCTCAGCCAGGAACGGGAACGGGAACGGGGAGCCAGCCGGGAACCGGCTCGGGCTCGCAGCCCGGCGGTACGGTCGTTCCGGGCCCGGGCCTGCAGGCGCCTCTGCGCGGAGCCTGGGTGTCGACCGTCTACAATCTGGACTGGCCGTCAACGGCCTCGTACAAGGATGGAGCCAAGCAGCGCCAGGAATACGTCCAGCTGCTGGACGACCTGCAGCGGCTCGGGATGAATGCGGCCTTCGTGCAGGTTAGGCCATCGGGAGATGCCTTGTACCCGAGCCTTCTCGTCCCCTGGTCCTCTTATTTGACCGGCAAGCAGGGTCTGGCTCCGGACTACGATCCGCTGGCCTTCATGATTGAAGAGACGCATCGGAGGGGCATGGAATTCCATGCCTGGTTCAATCCTTTCCGGGCATCGACCACGTCCGACACGACGAAGCTGGATCCCGGCAGCATCATGCTCCAGCATCCGGAATGGATCGTCAGCTCGGGCGGCAAGCCTTACATCAATCCCGGCATACCGGCAGCCCGCCAGTCCATCATCGATGCCATCATGGAGGTTGTAACCCGCTACGACATCGACGGCGTGCATCTCGACGATTACTTCTATCCGTCCGGCAGCTCGTTCGACGACGAAGCCGTCTATAAGCTGTACAGCGCCGGAAGCTTGAAGGGCAAGGCCGACTGGCGGCGGGACAACATCAACGCCTTTGTCCGCCAGCTCAGCGAGAGCATCCATGCACAGAAGCCCGCCGTACGCTTCGGCATCAGCCCGTTCGGCGTCTGGCGCAACAAATCCGCCGATCCCGAGGGCTCGGATACGAAGGCGGGCACGAGCACCTATGACGGCATGTACGCGGATGTGCGCCTCTGGGTGCGGCAGGGCTGGCTCGATTATGTGGCGCCGCAGATCTATTGGAGCTTCGCGCATCCGACCGCCCCGTACGAGAAGGTTGCGGAGTGGTGGACGGCAACGGTGAAGGGCACCGGAGTCGAGCTCTACATCGGCCACTCTCCCTACAAGCTGGGAACGGCCGAAGCGGGATGGCAAAGCGCCTCGGAAATCATCCGTCAGCTGGATTACGATCAGCTGACCGGCAGCGTGACGGGAGAGCTGTTCTTCAGCGCCAAGGATCTTCGGCGCAATCCGCTTGGAGTGGGCGATGCCCTGCGCTCCTATTATTCCTCGGCCAAGAAATGA
- a CDS encoding glycosyltransferase, with product MADVGIVMPVYKQDPALLGAAIHSVRNQTRKEFRLVIVVDGAPEMEPLVRAGTQGDKRVEIVVCPVNGGVSKALNIGFDILFKDPSVLYLTWVSSDNVYHPRFVEVLRRELAKGPPELGLVYSSFRNIDDHGNILSSEAELAALRQYQAQPEEKLLESCIVGVSFMYKTLYARIIGGYGMEPVEDYDFWLRLTDHCRIRHIPVELVDYRVNSEHSISASLQTPAEHRRWRHAFHQTRLQARTRRGIKPELTVLFPLATALEEEKTALESLYEQTYSNYRCHVIDLSHNGQPASVLSLLSHPTTRFEFLPGVGVTPAIHHALQEVATPYVMVLGQDAFTMPHDVDALFEYIRANRNPDAISFYFPMGTRNAVPRLVAGPSTVKPNIFLELFHTDRLRQLIGGIIAAGG from the coding sequence ATGGCGGATGTAGGCATTGTCATGCCGGTCTACAAGCAGGATCCGGCCCTGCTCGGCGCGGCCATCCATTCGGTTCGGAACCAGACTCGCAAAGAGTTCCGCCTTGTCATCGTCGTGGATGGCGCTCCGGAGATGGAGCCGCTCGTGAGGGCCGGAACGCAGGGAGACAAGCGGGTGGAAATCGTCGTATGTCCGGTCAACGGAGGGGTGTCAAAAGCCTTGAACATCGGGTTCGACATTCTGTTCAAGGATCCGTCCGTTCTATACCTGACCTGGGTATCCAGCGACAATGTGTACCACCCCCGCTTTGTGGAGGTGCTGCGCCGCGAGCTTGCGAAGGGGCCGCCGGAGCTCGGACTTGTATACAGCTCCTTTCGCAACATCGACGATCATGGCAACATCCTCTCTTCGGAAGCAGAGCTGGCGGCTCTGCGTCAATATCAGGCGCAGCCGGAGGAGAAGCTGCTCGAATCGTGCATTGTCGGGGTATCGTTCATGTACAAGACGCTATATGCCCGCATAATCGGCGGATACGGCATGGAGCCGGTCGAGGACTACGACTTCTGGCTGCGTCTGACCGATCATTGCCGCATCCGGCATATCCCGGTCGAGCTGGTGGATTACCGCGTCAATTCGGAGCACAGCATCTCGGCATCGCTGCAGACGCCGGCCGAGCATCGCAGATGGCGCCATGCCTTCCATCAGACCCGGCTGCAGGCGCGCACCCGCAGAGGGATCAAGCCCGAGCTGACGGTGCTGTTCCCGCTCGCGACGGCTCTGGAGGAAGAGAAGACGGCTCTGGAGAGCCTGTACGAGCAGACGTACAGCAACTACCGCTGCCATGTCATCGACCTGTCGCATAACGGGCAGCCGGCTTCCGTGCTCTCGCTGCTCTCCCATCCGACGACGAGGTTCGAATTTTTGCCCGGGGTCGGCGTCACGCCGGCCATCCACCATGCTCTTCAAGAGGTGGCGACGCCGTATGTGATGGTGCTGGGGCAGGATGCCTTTACGATGCCGCATGATGTCGACGCCCTGTTCGAATACATTCGGGCCAACCGGAATCCGGACGCCATCTCGTTTTATTTTCCCATGGGAACCCGAAATGCCGTCCCGAGGCTTGTGGCTGGTCCTTCGACAGTCAAGCCGAACATATTTCTCGAGCTGTTCCATACGGACCGGCTCCGCCAGCTGATCGGCGGCATCATCGCCGCGGGAGGATGA
- a CDS encoding glycosyltransferase family 4 protein codes for MKLLLTFYNPSGGMETLNRIRGKALMEAGHVVHLLYTHDGEGFSNIRGIPTFVLKDPEAVKALVLREQYDAVIVCTDIFTLERIRQSGYRGRLIYEVQGLGTLETATSTITEFTALIRQHADGLLYPQTAHLQQLMRSRFPDIPQFCFDDPLDTDNFGYSDYPPPPYPIMGWVGRIEANKNWREFIAIGERLMDFKPDLRMWMFGDATLFEAAEQEAFQHWLATSPRASRVIRHSNIPHSQMADYMSLIGDSGGFLCSTSILEGFGYAVAEAMLCRCPVLSTDSDGIRRFLVHDVTGKLYSRGDVEGAVQQGLKLMDDRSLRESIRARAAGHIKSQFSRTVYVSNFQIMLHGMMGVTPKG; via the coding sequence ATGAAACTGCTGCTGACATTCTACAATCCAAGCGGGGGAATGGAGACGCTCAATCGGATCCGCGGCAAGGCGCTGATGGAAGCCGGACATGTCGTGCATCTTCTGTACACTCACGACGGAGAGGGCTTCAGCAACATCCGCGGCATCCCCACCTTCGTGCTGAAGGATCCCGAGGCCGTCAAAGCTCTGGTGCTCCGCGAACAGTATGATGCCGTCATCGTCTGTACGGATATCTTCACGCTGGAGCGCATTCGGCAGAGCGGCTATCGCGGACGGCTGATCTATGAAGTCCAAGGCCTCGGCACGCTGGAGACGGCGACCAGCACGATCACAGAGTTCACGGCGCTGATCCGGCAGCATGCCGACGGGCTGTTGTACCCCCAGACCGCCCATCTGCAGCAGCTGATGCGGTCCCGGTTCCCGGATATCCCCCAATTCTGCTTCGACGATCCGCTGGATACCGACAACTTCGGCTACAGCGACTATCCGCCGCCGCCGTATCCCATCATGGGATGGGTGGGAAGGATCGAGGCGAACAAGAACTGGAGGGAATTCATCGCCATCGGCGAGCGCCTCATGGATTTCAAGCCTGACCTGCGAATGTGGATGTTCGGAGATGCGACGCTGTTCGAGGCTGCGGAGCAGGAGGCGTTCCAGCATTGGCTGGCGACCTCGCCGAGAGCTTCGAGAGTGATCCGCCACTCCAATATTCCCCATAGCCAGATGGCGGACTATATGAGCCTGATCGGGGATTCGGGGGGATTTCTCTGCTCGACCTCGATTCTGGAAGGCTTCGGCTATGCGGTCGCCGAGGCGATGCTCTGCCGCTGTCCGGTGCTGTCCACCGATTCGGACGGCATCCGCAGATTCCTCGTCCATGATGTCACCGGCAAGCTGTACTCCCGGGGAGACGTCGAGGGAGCGGTCCAGCAGGGATTGAAGCTGATGGACGACAGGAGCCTGCGCGAAAGCATCCGTGCCCGGGCGGCAGGACATATCAAGAGCCAGTTCTCCCGGACGGTCTACGTGTCCAACTTCCAGATCATGCTGCACGGGATGATGGGGGTGACCCCCAAAGGATAA
- a CDS encoding LacI family DNA-binding transcriptional regulator has protein sequence MRVTIQDIANAANVAKSTVSKVMSDSPRISDATKQRIRAIMREMNYTPSSLATQLARQSSFNIGMLVDMTQREDFLNAFFYNIIGGVESVIGPLSYELTISNVQYHQNGPSYMERLVRSRRVDGLIASSELLTADNTAEMMDLEFPLVSIGENGSTVHWVDYDNRRGGYMLTEHLLQRGCSSVAFIGGHVGGGLYDKRFRGYRDALSAAGIGFNPDWVLEGTADEHGGYDMAVRLLSEGSRTDGVVCMSNYAAAGLLRAADKLGVRVPQDLLVTAFDDYPLSAFTSPPLTCLHIDTFELGVEAGRLLMQRLSDPALPRQSRLLEPRLIVRESTG, from the coding sequence ATGAGGGTGACGATTCAAGATATCGCCAATGCCGCCAACGTGGCGAAATCCACGGTGTCCAAGGTGATGAGCGACTCGCCGCGCATCTCCGATGCGACCAAGCAGCGGATCCGCGCCATCATGCGCGAAATGAACTATACGCCAAGCAGCCTCGCGACCCAGCTGGCCCGCCAGAGCAGCTTCAACATCGGCATGCTCGTCGACATGACCCAGCGCGAGGATTTCCTCAATGCCTTCTTCTACAATATCATCGGAGGCGTGGAGAGCGTCATCGGCCCGCTCAGCTATGAGCTGACGATCTCGAACGTGCAGTACCACCAGAACGGGCCGAGCTATATGGAGAGGCTGGTGCGCAGCCGGCGCGTGGACGGGCTGATCGCCAGCAGCGAGCTGCTCACCGCCGACAACACGGCCGAGATGATGGATCTCGAATTCCCGCTCGTCTCGATCGGCGAGAACGGAAGCACCGTACACTGGGTCGATTACGACAACAGGCGCGGCGGCTACATGCTCACGGAGCATCTGCTGCAGAGGGGCTGCTCCTCCGTCGCTTTCATCGGGGGCCATGTAGGAGGCGGCTTGTACGACAAGCGCTTCCGAGGCTACCGAGATGCGCTCTCCGCGGCCGGAATCGGATTCAACCCCGATTGGGTGCTGGAAGGAACGGCCGACGAGCATGGCGGGTATGACATGGCGGTTCGGCTGCTGTCGGAAGGCAGCCGTACGGACGGCGTCGTCTGCATGAGCAACTATGCGGCAGCCGGCCTGCTGCGCGCGGCGGACAAGCTCGGAGTCCGGGTGCCGCAAGATCTTCTCGTCACCGCTTTCGACGATTATCCCCTGTCGGCATTCACGTCGCCTCCGCTTACCTGCCTTCACATCGACACGTTCGAGCTGGGGGTTGAGGCGGGCAGGCTGCTCATGCAGCGGCTCTCCGACCCTGCCCTGCCGCGCCAATCGCGGCTGCTGGAGCCCAGGCTCATCGTCCGCGAATCGACGGGCTGA